In Pseudomonadota bacterium, the DNA window CAGGCCGAGCGGATCTCGATATCGTCGGCGGCGACCACGCCTTCGTCGGTCAATGCCTTTGCAGCCGCCAGGGCGACATCGGTATCGTCGAATTCTGCGCTGACAGTCATCGGCTATTCTCCAGACTTGAAGTAGTAGACCTTTTCGCCCGCAATCTCGCGAACGGTCTGGCGCGATTGCGTCTCCAGCAGCTCCCAGATGGGTAGGATGGGGAGATACCGGATGAACAACAGATAGCCTGCGATGACACCCCCGAAGGTCATGCCCACAATGCTGAGCTCGGTGGAGGTTGGCATGTACAGGTTTGTGTTGTAGGCAAGGGGGTTCCAGACCTCGAGACCTGCAACGACGATGTTCACGCGCTCGAGATACATGCCGGCGTTCACCAGCAGCGAGAGCACGAACATTCCGGGCACGTTCTCGCGGAACTCCTTGAAGCTCAGGCACACGAATGGCGCGAGCACGTTGCAGGCGAGCATTCCCCAGAAAGGCACGGCGAAGCGACCGAACGCCATCCACTGCATGTACTGATCTTTGTCTGGCTCGTTGGCGTAGTAGTCGGGGATGAACTCGTTGAAGTAGAGGTATCCCCACGCCAGGCCCAGCACCAGCCAGATGCGGCCGATGAAGTCGAAGTGCGTTTTCTGGAAGAAGGGGTCGAACGCGGGGATGGTCCAGCGGAAGATGGCCATGATGGTCACCACTGCCGCCATTCCCGAGAAGAGGGCGCCCACGAAGAAGAAGGGACCGAACACGGTGGCGTGCCAGCCGGGCACGAGCTGCATTGCGAAGTCCCACGACACGATGGTGTGCACCGAGATCACGACGGGGAGGATGATGACCGAGAAGAGGGCCGCGGCCTCCTTCATGCGGCGCCACTCTTCAGCGGTGCCACGCCAGTCCCATGCAATGATGGTGTACAGCTTCTTGCGCCAGCCCGTGAAGTGCGGGCGCAGAAGCGCGATGTCCGGGATCATCGTCACGTAGAGGAAGAGCACCGAGCCGGTGAGGTACGTCGAGATTGCGAAGAAGTCCCACACCAGCGGGCTGCGAAAGTTCGGCCAGAGAAGCCGGAAGTTCGGTAGCGGCAGCATGTAGAGCACGACACCCGCGCGGCCCACGTGGATGAGGGGGAATGCGCCAGCGGCAGGGAGTGTGAACAGCGTGAGCACCTCGGCCATTCGCGTCACCGATGACTTCCATTCGGCCCCGGTGATGCGCAGGATGGCGGAGATGAGCGCGCCTGCGTGGGCCACGCCGATCCAGAACACGAAGGTCACGATGTAGCAGGCCCAGTACACCGGCTGGGTGTAGCCCGCTCTTCCGAGACCGAGACGAACCTGCATGTAGTAGGCAATTGCGCCGTTCACAACCAGGCCCGCGCACACCAGGAGCACGAGCACCGATCGCCACGACATCTTCGACTTCATCGGATCGAGGCAGCGCTCTACGATCTCCTTGTACGGCAGACCCGAGGCCTTGAAGAAATACGGTTTATGCATGCTTTCCCTCTACAGAACGTCCGTTTCCGGAACTTGCACCCGCTTGAGATAGATGACGTTGGGCTGGGTGTTCTTCTCCTGGAGCACCCGCAGCGATCGCTGCGCGTTCTCCTCCCAGAGCTTGTTCACCAGGCTGCTCTTGTCTGTGAGCTCACCGAAGAACATGGCGTGCGCGGGGCAGGCCTGCACGCAGGCAGGACGCAGCTCGCCGTCGATCAGCTTGCGCTTCTCGACCTTGGCGTCGAGGGTGGCGCGGCGGATGCGCTGCACGCAGAAGGTGCACTTCTCCATCACGCCAGCGCCGCGCACCGTGACGTCGGGGTTGAGCTGCTGCTCGAGCGGCGACGGCCAGTACGGCTCATAGAAGTTGAAGACGCGCACGTGGTAGGCGCAGTTGTTCGCGCAGAAGCGGGTGCCGATGCAGCGGTTGTACACCTGCTGGTTCAGGCCGTCCTCGGAGTGGGACGACGCGAACACCGGACACACCGATTCGCACGGGGCGTTGCCGCACTGCTGGCACATCATGGGGGCGTGATAGGCGGTGACGTTGGGGTATTCCCCTTCGTAGAACCGCTGCACGTGGATCCACTGCATGTTGCGGCCGCGGGCGCACTGCTCGTCGCCCACGGTGGCGATGTTGTTCTCGGCGTTGCACGCGACCACGCATGCGCTGCATCCGGTGCAACGGTCGAGATCAATCACCATGCCCCACTGGGTCTCGTAAAGCTTGGTCGTTTCCGGCACGTCTCGTGCTCCTCTCAGTCTTCGTACAACGAGCGCTTCATGTCGCCCGCGCGCCAGTCGTACGTCGTGACCCAGCCCTTCTGCCCGGGCTCACCGAACCCGTTCTGACCGGTCTTGGTGACAGTGACCTTCGTTCCCGCCCAGGCCATCTCGTCGGTGCCCTCCTGGAAGGTGGGCGCCACGAGGTTCATGGGGTTGTACCCCTTGCCGTAGGCGTAACGGCCGAAGGACGTGTGGCCCAACCCCATCGGGATGGCCAGTGCCTCCGGGTGCACCGATGGCGAGGGCAGGACGGGCAGGTCGACCTTCTCGCCGTTCTCCGACGTGAGGGTGACCAGATCCATGCGCTTGATCTTGAGCTCTTCGCAGGTCTTGGGGTTCATCTCGACCCACGTGGTCCAGACGGCCTGGGCCATCGGGTCGGGAAGCTCCGCCGCCCACGGGCGGTTCGAGATCGACCCGTCGCCCAGCACGGGAGAGGGGTAGGGGATGAGGGTGAAGCTCCCCTTGGCACCTTGCTTCGGCGCCGCGAGAGCAGGCAGCTTGGGGGCTTTC includes these proteins:
- a CDS encoding polysulfide reductase, with the protein product MHKPYFFKASGLPYKEIVERCLDPMKSKMSWRSVLVLLVCAGLVVNGAIAYYMQVRLGLGRAGYTQPVYWACYIVTFVFWIGVAHAGALISAILRITGAEWKSSVTRMAEVLTLFTLPAAGAFPLIHVGRAGVVLYMLPLPNFRLLWPNFRSPLVWDFFAISTYLTGSVLFLYVTMIPDIALLRPHFTGWRKKLYTIIAWDWRGTAEEWRRMKEAAALFSVIILPVVISVHTIVSWDFAMQLVPGWHATVFGPFFFVGALFSGMAAVVTIMAIFRWTIPAFDPFFQKTHFDFIGRIWLVLGLAWGYLYFNEFIPDYYANEPDKDQYMQWMAFGRFAVPFWGMLACNVLAPFVCLSFKEFRENVPGMFVLSLLVNAGMYLERVNIVVAGLEVWNPLAYNTNLYMPTSTELSIVGMTFGGVIAGYLLFIRYLPILPIWELLETQSRQTVREIAGEKVYYFKSGE
- a CDS encoding 4Fe-4S dicluster domain-containing protein, yielding MVIDLDRCTGCSACVVACNAENNIATVGDEQCARGRNMQWIHVQRFYEGEYPNVTAYHAPMMCQQCGNAPCESVCPVFASSHSEDGLNQQVYNRCIGTRFCANNCAYHVRVFNFYEPYWPSPLEQQLNPDVTVRGAGVMEKCTFCVQRIRRATLDAKVEKRKLIDGELRPACVQACPAHAMFFGELTDKSSLVNKLWEENAQRSLRVLQEKNTQPNVIYLKRVQVPETDVL